A region of Arabidopsis thaliana chromosome 5, partial sequence DNA encodes the following proteins:
- a CDS encoding Plant calmodulin-binding protein-like protein (Plant calmodulin-binding protein-related; CONTAINS InterPro DOMAIN/s: Calmodulin-binding protein, plant (InterPro:IPR012417); BEST Arabidopsis thaliana protein match is: Plant calmodulin-binding protein-related (TAIR:AT5G39380.1); Has 2981 Blast hits to 2520 proteins in 284 species: Archae - 2; Bacteria - 98; Metazoa - 1113; Fungi - 263; Plants - 238; Viruses - 17; Other Eukaryotes - 1250 (source: NCBI BLink).), giving the protein MAEETVRLPNSPDVNISWRRISTGKLSFLYTQEKVVPNYLRSPTGSCHDACKYGRKDESEDKPRVPHRKRVSRSFSGAINLDSPLRKKALTKPLLSPSRRCDSVGGFDHAKSQVRNFSSGVCDVKKSHADGTNEKVVSVSESRLADSTKRKKKKKKTVYVSRGRAKEIVEQKRRVTALKLKAVAQTAEIALRRSTVKRKKMNGGSKAAEQKKAVMALRRASMSSKGCSRCLKTKKESNSLSVPLKKTRKHVGDKCKDLVEEKTLYVIKMETVDEIVESELNQRCVMDSPIDDPKSEKSQDKGECIETEHEDESSQEEEDEEEEDENVSVSEDKNTTREGKSKAFSAESAITGNAMKLRIRRGKIIDFGSEGNSPRKLKFKRGKIISGADTTSKSGGRRRLKTKGTNLSNDKEQQRKPRVVLKHQDTEKKRESRVLLFNKVIKETANKLVQTRKSKVKALVGAFESVISLQEKTSSATT; this is encoded by the coding sequence ATGGCTGAGGAGACCGTACGTTTGCCTAATTCGCCGGATGTAAACATATCATGGAGAAGGATTTCTACTGGAAAACTGAGTTTTTTATACACTCAAGAGAAAGTTGTTCCTAATTATCTCAGATCTCCCACTGGTTCTTGTCATGATGCTTGTAAATACGGAAGGAAAGATGAATCTGAAGACAAGCCAAGAGTTCCACATCGCAAAAGGGTTAGCAGAAGCTTTTCTGGAGCTATAAACTTGGATTCACCACTGAGGAAGAAGGCATTGACAAAACCGCTGTTGAGTCCTTCTCGTAGATGTGATTCTGTTGGTGGCTTTGATCATGCGAAGAGCCAAGTTAGAAACTTTTCTAGCGGAGTTTGTGATGTTAAGAAGAGTCATGCAGATGGAACAAATGAAAAGGTAGTGTCTGTTTCTGAATCTAGGTTAGCTGATTCGACTAagcgaaagaagaagaagaagaagacggtcTATGTGTCTCGCGGAAGGGCTAAAGAGATTGTTGAACAAAAGAGGCGTGTCACTGCTTTAAAGCTGAAAGCTGTTGCACAAACTGCAGAGATTGCTCTTCGGCGTAGTActgtgaagagaaagaagatgaatggCGGATCAAAAGCTGCAGAACAAAAGAAGGCAGTTATGGCTTTAAGAAGAGCCTCAATGTCCTCAAAAGGCTGTTCTCGATGCTTGAAGACAAAGAAGGAGAGTAATAGCTTGAGTGTTCCTCTAAAGAAAACCAGGAAACATGTAGGTGACAAGTGTAAAGACTTGGTTGAAGAGAAAACTCTCTATGTTATTAAGATGGAAACAGTGGATGAGATTGTTGAATCTGAACTGAACCAGAGGTGTGTCATGGATTCACCTATTGATGATCCAAAGAGCGAAAAGAGCCAAGACAAAGGTGAGTGTATTGAGACTGAACATGAAGATGAGTCTTctcaagaagaggaagacgaagaagaagaagatgagaatgtGTCTGTCTCTGAAGATAAGAACACAACAAGGGAAGGAAAAAGCAAAGCCTTCTCAGCAGAATCCGCTATAACTGGCAATGCGATGAAACTGAGAATCAGAAGAGGAAAGATTATAGATTTTGGATCAGAAGGAAACAGTCCAAGAAAGCTCAAGTTCAAGAGAGGAAAAATCATTTCCGGAGCTGACACAACCTCGAAATCTGGTGGTAGGAGACGCTTAAAGACCAAAGGAACCAACTTAAGCAACGACAAGGAACAACAACGCAAACCCAGAGTTGTTCTGAAACACCAAgacacagagaagaagagagaatcaagAGTGTTGTTGTTCAACAAAGTTATTAAGGAAACAGCTAATAAGCTAGTACAGACTCGCAAGAGCAAAGTTAAGGCTTTAGTTGGTGCTTTCGAGTCTGTCATATCTCTCCAAGAAAAGACTTCTTCTGCAACAAcataa
- the MUB2 gene encoding membrane-anchored ubiquitin-fold protein 2, which translates to MRTCIGFSPISVIISKPDYKENGPKTVKDVKLISAGRILENNKTVGDCRSPVGNFSGAVTTMHVIIQHQVTEKEKKKKKPKGDLKQNKCVCLCFGARC; encoded by the exons ATGAGGACCTGCATTGGTTTTTCGCCTATATCTGTGATAATATCAAAACCTGATT ATAAGGAGAACGGGCCAAAGACAGTGAAAGATGTTAAACTGATAAGCGCGGGTAGAATATTGGAGAACAACAAAACGGTTGGAGATTGCAGGAGTCCCGTCGGCAATTTCTCAGGTGCTGTCACCACAATGCATGTTATAATTCAACATCAAGTTACTGAAAAAG aaaagaagaagaagaagcctaaAGGTGAtctgaaacagaacaaatgtGTCTGTTTATGTTTTGGAGCTCGTTGTTAA
- the CLPB3 gene encoding casein lytic proteinase B3 (casein lytic proteinase B3 (CLPB3); FUNCTIONS IN: nucleoside-triphosphatase activity, ATPase activity, nucleotide binding, ATP binding; INVOLVED IN: chloroplast organization, response to heat; LOCATED IN: plastid stroma, chloroplast, chloroplast stroma; EXPRESSED IN: 28 plant structures; EXPRESSED DURING: 14 growth stages; CONTAINS InterPro DOMAIN/s: Clp ATPase, C-terminal (InterPro:IPR019489), ATPase, AAA+ type, core (InterPro:IPR003593), ATPase, AAA-2 (InterPro:IPR013093), ATPase, AAA-type, core (InterPro:IPR003959), Chaperonin clpA/B (InterPro:IPR001270), Chaperonin ClpB (InterPro:IPR017730), Chaperonin ClpA/B, conserved site (InterPro:IPR018368), Clp, N-terminal (InterPro:IPR004176); BEST Arabidopsis thaliana protein match is: casein lytic proteinase B4 (TAIR:AT2G25140.1); Has 30201 Blast hits to 17322 proteins in 780 species: Archae - 12; Bacteria - 1396; Metazoa - 17338; Fungi - 3422; Plants - 5037; Viruses - 0; Other Eukaryotes - 2996 (source: NCBI BLink).), giving the protein MATATTTATAAFSGVVSVGTETRRIYSFSHLQPSAAFPAKPSSFKSLKLKQSARLTRRLDHRPFVVRCEASSSNGRLTQQEFTEMAWQSIVSSPDVAKENKQQIVETEHLMKALLEQKNGLARRIFSKIGVDNTKVLEATEKFIQRQPKVYGDAAGSMLGRDLEALFQRARQFKKDLKDSYVSVEHLVLAFADDKRFGKQLFKDFQISERSLKSAIESIRGKQSVIDQDPEGKYEALEKYGKDLTAMAREGKLDPVIGRDDEIRRCIQILSRRTKNNPVLIGEPGVGKTAISEGLAQRIVQGDVPQALMNRKLISLDMGALIAGAKYRGEFEDRLKAVLKEVTDSEGQIILFIDEIHTVVGAGATNGAMDAGNLLKPMLGRGELRCIGATTLDEYRKYIEKDPALERRFQQVYVDQPTVEDTISILRGLRERYELHHGVRISDSALVEAAILSDRYISGRFLPDKAIDLVDEAAAKLKMEITSKPTALDELDRSVIKLEMERLSLTNDTDKASRERLNRIETELVLLKEKQAELTEQWEHERSVMSRLQSIKEEIDRVNLEIQQAEREYDLNRAAELKYGSLNSLQRQLNEAEKELNEYLSSGKSMFREEVLGSDIAEIVSKWTGIPVSKLQQSERDKLLHLEEELHKRVVGQNPAVTAVAEAIQRSRAGLSDPGRPIASFMFMGPTGVGKTELAKALASYMFNTEEALVRIDMSEYMEKHAVSRLIGAPPGYVGYEEGGQLTETVRRRPYSVILFDEIEKAHGDVFNVFLQILDDGRVTDSQGRTVSFTNTVIIMTSNVGSQFILNNTDDDANELSYETIKERVMNAARSIFRPEFMNRVDEYIVFKPLDREQINRIVRLQLARVQKRIADRKMKINITDAAVDLLGSLGYDPNYGARPVKRVIQQNIENELAKGILRGDFKEEDGILIDTEVTAFSNGQLPQQKLTFKKIESETADAEQEEAAFSK; this is encoded by the exons ATGGCGACGGCTACGACGACTGCTACGGCGGCGTTTAGTGGTGTAGTCAGTGTAGGAACGGAGACTCGAAGGATTTATTCGTTTTCTCATCTTCAACCTTCTGCGGCTTTTCCGGCGAAGCCTAGTTCCTTCAAATCTCTCAAATTAAAGCAGAGCGCGAGGCTCACACGGCGGCTTGATCATCGGCCGTTCGTTGTCCGAtgtgaagcttcttcttctaatggAAGG CTTACACAGCAAGAATTCACAGAAATGGCGTGGCAATCGATAGTTTCGTCACCAGATGTTGCAAAAGAGAATAAGCAACAGATTGTGGAGACAGAGCATCTAATGAAAGCTCTTTTGGAGCAGAAGAATGGTTTAGCTCGTAGGATTTTCTCTAAGATCGGTGTGGATAACACAAAGGTTCTAGAAGCAACAGAGAAGTTCATTCAACGCCAACCAAAG GTGTATGGAGATGCTGCTGGTTCGATGTTGGGGCGTGATTTGGAAGCTCTGTTCCAGAGAGCAAGACAGTTTAAGAAAGATTTAAAGGACTCTTATGTGTCAGTGGAGCATTTGGTTCTTGCTTTTGCTGATGATAAGCGGTTTGGGAAACAGTTGTTTAAGGATTTTCAGATATCAGAGAGGAGCTTGAAATCTGCAATTGAATCCATTAGAGGGAAACAATCAGTCATTGACCAAG ATCCGGAAGGCAAGTATGAGGCGTTGGAGAAGTATGGAAAAGACTTGACAGCAATGGCAAGAGAGGGAAAACTAGATCCTGTGATAGGTAGAGATGACGAGATCCGAAGATGCATTCAGATTCTCTCAAGGAGAACAAAGAACAACCCTGTGTTGATCGGTGAACCAGGTGTTGGTAAAACTGCAATTTCAGAAGG ACTTGCTCAGAGGATTGTGCAAGGAGATGTACCTCAAGCATTGATGAACAGAAAG TTGATATCTCTTGATATGGGTGCTCTCATTGCTGGAGCAAAGTATCGGGGAGAATTCGAAGACAGACTAAAAGCTGTGCTTAAGGAAGTCACAGACTCAGAAGGCCAAATCATTTTGTTCATCGATGAGATCCATACAGTTGTTGGTGCAG GTGCGACTAATGGGGCCATGGATGCTGGTAATCTGCTGAAACCGATGCTGGGCCGAGGCGAGTTACGTTGTATCGGTGCAACCACGCTTGATGAATATAGGAAATACATAGAGAAAGATCCAGCCTTGGAGCGTAGGTTTCAACAGGTTTATGTTGATCAACCTACGGTTGAAGACACGATTTCTATTCTCCGTGGTTTGCGGGAAAGGTATGAACTACATCATGGAGTTCGCATCTCAGATAGTGCTCTAGTGGAAGCTGCTATCCTCTCAGACCGTTACATCAGTGGCCGGTTTCTACCCGATAAAG CAATTGACTTGGTCGATGAAGCGGCAGCCAAATTGAAAATGGAAATCACTTCGAAACCTACAGCTCTTGACGAGCTTGACCGTTCGGTAATAAAGCTTGAAATGGAGAGGCTTTCACTTACCAATGATACAGACAAAGCTTCTAGAGAGAGATTGAATCGAATTGAAACTGAGTTAGTGCTATTAAAGGAGAAACAAGCTGAGTTAACTGAACAGTGGGAGCACGAGAGGTCTGTTATGTCCCGTCTTCAGTCGATTAAAGAGGAGATTGATCGAGTAAACCTCGAGATCCAGCAGGCGGAACGTGAATACGATCTCAACCGTGCAGCTGAGCTCAAATACGGAAGCTTAAACTCATTGCAGCGACAGCTTAATGAAGCAGAGAAAGAGCTGAACGAGTACTTAAGCTCTGGGAAATCTATGTTCAGAGAAGAGGTTTTGGGTAGCGATATCGCCGAGATTGTGAGTAAATGGACTGGAATCCCGGTATCAAAACTTCAACAGTCTGAACGAGATAAGCTTCTACATTTGGAAGAAGAATTGCATAAAAGAGTAGTCGGTCAAAACCCAGCAGTGACTGCGGTAGCTGAAGCAATCCAACGATCAAGAGCTGGTCTTTCGGATCCAGGCCGTCCTATAGCTAGTTTCATGTTTATGGGACCAACTGGTGTTGGTAAAACAGAGCTAGCCAAAGCACTTGCTTCTTATATGTTCAACACTGAAGAAGCTTTAGTGAGAATTGACATGAGTGAATACATGGAGAAGCATGCGGTGTCTAGGCTCATTGGAGCTCCACCTGGATATGTTGGTTACGAAGAAGGAGGACAGTTAACAGAAACGGTTAGAAGAAGGCCTTATTCGGTCATTCTATTTGATGAGATTGAGAAAGCTCATGGAGATGTCTTCAATGTGTTTCTCCAAATCTTGGACGATGGGCGAGTCACAGATTCTCAAGGACGTACAGTGAGTTTCACCAATACCGTCATTATTATGACCTCAAATGTTGGTTCGCAGTTTATTCTGAACAACACAGATGATGATGCTAATGAGCTCTCTTATGAAACGATTAAAGAGAGAGTGATGAATGCTGCAAGGTCAATCTTTCGTCCTGAATTCATGAATAGGGTTGATGAGTATATAGTTTTCAAACCTCTTGACCGCGAGCAGATCAACCGCATTGTCCGGTTACAG CTGGCACGTGTGCAGAAGCGAATTGCAGACaggaaaatgaagataaaCATCACGGATGCAGCAGTCGATCTTCTTGGAAGCCTAGGGTATGATCCAAACTATGGAGCTAGACCTGTTAAGCGTGTGATACAGCAAAACATTGAGAATGAGCTTGCTAAGGGTATCTTGAGAGGAGATTTCAAGGAGGAAGATGGCATTTTGATCGATACCGAGGTCACAGCGTTCTCCAATGGCCAGTTACCTCAGCAAAAGCTCACATTCAAGAAGATTGAGTCAGAAACAGCAGATgctgaacaagaagaagcagctTTCTCAAAATAG
- the MUB2 gene encoding membrane-anchored ubiquitin-fold protein 2, whose amino-acid sequence MAEVKDQLEIKFRLNDGSDIGPKLFPDATTVATLKETVVAQWPRDKENGPKTVKDVKLISAGRILENNKTVGDCRSPVGNFSGAVTTMHVIIQHQVTEKEKKKKKPKGDLKQNKCVCLCFGARC is encoded by the exons ATGGCAGAGGTGAAGGATCAATTAGAGATTAAGTTCCGGCTTAACGATGGTTCTGATATCGGTCCTAAATTGTTTCCTGATGCTACTACCGTTGCTACATTGAAAGAAACCGTTGTTGCTCAGTGGCCAAGAG ATAAGGAGAACGGGCCAAAGACAGTGAAAGATGTTAAACTGATAAGCGCGGGTAGAATATTGGAGAACAACAAAACGGTTGGAGATTGCAGGAGTCCCGTCGGCAATTTCTCAGGTGCTGTCACCACAATGCATGTTATAATTCAACATCAAGTTACTGAAAAAG aaaagaagaagaagaagcctaaAGGTGAtctgaaacagaacaaatgtGTCTGTTTATGTTTTGGAGCTCGTTGTTAA
- a CDS encoding uncharacterized protein (unknown protein; Has 17 Blast hits to 5 proteins in 2 species: Archae - 0; Bacteria - 0; Metazoa - 0; Fungi - 0; Plants - 1; Viruses - 0; Other Eukaryotes - 16 (source: NCBI BLink).), with product MSCSNLQAKPESLGKKGTFFGTWREDSTSQLAQIIQFAQKSQLIDRRQLVERSRLVKIIQLAQKSQLIDTSRLVERSPLIEDHPARPEEPAHQNHQLETASPRSALNYALSSQQAFQPVDCPASSSARGLEIDSSPSPETHPYLFNSCINSPLLHAILE from the exons atgtcgtGTTCAAATCTCCAAGCCAAGCCTG AAAGTCTCGGGAAAAAGGGGACGTTTTTCGGGACCTGGAGAGAGGATAGCACAAGTCAGCTCGCCCAGATCATCCAGTTCGCCCAGAAGAGCCAGCTCATCGATAGAAGACAGCTCGTCGAGAGAAGTCGCCTCGTCAAGATCATCCAGCTCGCCCAGAAGAGTCAGCTCATCGATACAAGTCGGCTCGTCGAGAGAAGTCCGCTCATCGAAGATCATCCAGCTCGCCCAGAAGAGCCAGCTCACCAGAACCACCAGCTCGAAACAGCATCGCCTCGTAGCGCCCTCAACTATGCTCTCAGTTCGCAACAAGCCTTTCAGCCCGTCGATTGTCCGGCTTCAAGTTCAGCTCGTGGATTAGAGATTGATTCTTCACCTTCCCCAGAGACTCACCCGTACTTGTTTAATTCGTGCATTAACAGTCCTCTACTACATGCAATATTAGAATGA
- the EDL1 gene encoding EID1-like 1 (EID1-like 1 (EDL1); BEST Arabidopsis thaliana protein match is: EID1-like 2 (TAIR:AT5G39360.1); Has 152 Blast hits to 132 proteins in 17 species: Archae - 0; Bacteria - 0; Metazoa - 0; Fungi - 0; Plants - 152; Viruses - 0; Other Eukaryotes - 0 (source: NCBI BLink).), whose translation MILPKQYCCTHSPSCQCTKGHLNEDVLLLVFQHLNWNPKLVATLSCVCRWFDDFAKRVLWKEFCKTRAPKMMLDLQSSGSHCIDGNWRALGKLLIYCSGCTQGGLFNSSVQIPGHFVYRTRFSRTLGRSLLPPQCRTDVLYVCDPCEHLDQGEEGDVGLFRGIFKSFPTSKVRKVIINKAVPFHPSEVCPYCKAKLWSMLQAKIIPQSACIRLEAYEDCIEYFVCLNGHLLGICTLAPLSDSEDAIPSEDNNHTEKKQDNGFPRENVLKRRNSLLGGSENGPPPQKRLTNPNQ comes from the exons ATGATTTTACCAAAGCAGTATTGTTGCACACACTCGCCGAGCTGCCAATGCACCAAAGGCCATTTAAACGAAGACGTGTTGTTATTAGTGTTCCAACATTTGAATTGGAATCCGAAATTAGTTGCAACACTTTCCTGTGTATGCAGATGGTTTGATGATTTCGCCAAACGGGTACTATGGAAAGAGTTTTGCAAGACTCGTGCCCCAAAAATGATGCTTGATTTGCAGTCTAGCGGTAGTCACTGCATTGACGGTAACTGGCGAGCCCTTGGGAAGCTTCTCATCTACTGCTCAGGATGTACACAAGGTGGTCTTTTCAATAGCTCTGTTCAAATCCCAGGCCACTTTGTTTATAGAACCCGGTTCTCAAGAACATTAGGAAGAAGCCTCCTTCCGCCTCAGTGTAGAACTGATGTACTCTATGTTTGTGATCCATGCGAGCATCTTGACCAAGGAGAAGAAGGCGACGTGGGTTTGTTCCGTGGGATTTTCAAGTCATTCCCAACATCGAAAGTTCGGAAAGTGATCATTAACAAGGCGGTTCCTTTTCATCCATCCGAGGTTTGCCCGTATTGTAAAGCTAAGCTATGGAGCATGCTACAAGCTAAGATAATACCTCAGAGTGCCTGCATTCGTTTGGAAGCTTATGAAGACTGCATTGAGTATTTTGTTTGCCTTAATGGACATTTGCTGGGTATCTGCACTCTCGCGCCTTTGTCTGATTCAGAGGATGCAATTCCAAGCGAAGATAACAATCacacagagaagaaacaag acaATGGCTTTCCTAGAGAGAACGTATTGAAAAGGAGAAATTCTTTGTTGGGTGGAAGTGAAAATGGACCTCCGCCGCAAAAACGACTGACCAATCCTAATCAGTGA